A DNA window from Bradyrhizobium barranii subsp. barranii contains the following coding sequences:
- a CDS encoding PQQ-binding-like beta-propeller repeat protein: MVASVTTRSYDRARTGTNNSETVLTATAVRTRGIVKLFSLPIPDDPRLEAQPLAVGGVHMADGKTRDLIFQASMGNWVYAFDAVTGEKIWATNLGRPIVGTRAIDGHMTNVHWGILSTPVIDEGAGILYACAWISDDGSVVKGQHFLAALRIRDGSKVHGLLNLEGAVYTPPNGLPVQKFVSAQRKQRSALTLTRNHVLIPFGTIAETSKTARGWLLAVDVHAWRLAASWCSTVTGSGGGLWQSGAGPALAPDGSIYVITGNGAFSPQHGDFGESIVRLALHTGSHAHFEVMSWWAPWTDANRVGAAADAAAADDNDELALPSNVSLPSVIAHARRMGMTLKPRYAREMPHVAVTSGRSATDAQIAPVVAHHMEAMNESMWGDQDFGSGGPVYVASAHAILAAGKDGILYTGNANALGKTQPGELAAGHFAANYNRLLMPPILYTYFDPAVPPAPASPMELNVFPGGATRHLHGTPLLFQSATHGTMHFVGGENSALRAWSIAADGRTTYLAGGNEIASPQSPRPPGGMPGWSITLAANNGTDGIIVAMVPYQDSNMILSPGRFLVYDAQNFATNPDGSKRLQVIWDSEDWGPEHAFMHPKFNRPIVWKGRIYRPTYDGRIDVYGLTN; this comes from the coding sequence CATCGTCAAACTCTTCAGCCTTCCGATTCCCGACGATCCCAGGCTCGAGGCGCAGCCGCTGGCGGTCGGCGGCGTGCACATGGCAGACGGCAAGACCCGCGACCTGATCTTCCAGGCCAGCATGGGCAACTGGGTCTATGCATTCGACGCTGTGACCGGCGAGAAGATCTGGGCGACCAACCTCGGACGTCCCATCGTCGGAACGAGGGCGATCGACGGCCACATGACCAACGTCCATTGGGGCATTCTCTCGACCCCGGTGATCGACGAGGGGGCGGGCATTCTCTATGCCTGCGCCTGGATCAGCGACGACGGCAGCGTCGTCAAGGGGCAGCATTTCCTCGCCGCGCTGCGGATCCGCGACGGCTCGAAGGTGCACGGGCTGCTGAACCTGGAGGGCGCGGTCTACACGCCGCCGAACGGCCTGCCGGTGCAGAAATTCGTCTCGGCCCAGCGCAAGCAGCGCAGCGCCCTGACGCTGACGCGGAACCACGTGCTGATTCCCTTCGGCACGATCGCCGAGACGTCGAAGACGGCGCGCGGCTGGCTGCTCGCGGTCGACGTCCATGCCTGGCGGCTCGCTGCGTCGTGGTGCTCCACCGTGACCGGCTCCGGCGGCGGGCTGTGGCAGAGCGGGGCCGGCCCGGCCCTCGCTCCCGACGGTTCAATCTACGTCATCACCGGCAACGGAGCGTTCTCGCCGCAGCATGGCGATTTCGGCGAGAGCATCGTGCGGCTCGCCTTGCACACCGGAAGCCATGCGCATTTCGAGGTCATGTCGTGGTGGGCGCCATGGACCGACGCCAACCGGGTCGGCGCGGCCGCGGACGCAGCAGCCGCCGACGACAATGACGAACTGGCGTTGCCGTCGAATGTTTCCCTGCCCTCCGTGATCGCGCATGCAAGGCGCATGGGAATGACGCTGAAGCCTCGGTATGCGCGCGAGATGCCGCATGTCGCGGTCACCTCGGGTCGCAGTGCAACCGATGCGCAGATCGCGCCGGTCGTGGCGCATCACATGGAGGCGATGAACGAGTCGATGTGGGGCGACCAGGATTTCGGTTCCGGCGGTCCGGTCTACGTCGCCTCCGCCCATGCCATTCTGGCCGCGGGCAAGGACGGCATCCTCTACACCGGCAATGCCAATGCGCTCGGCAAGACGCAGCCGGGCGAACTTGCGGCCGGCCATTTCGCGGCGAACTACAACAGGCTTCTCATGCCGCCGATCCTGTACACGTATTTCGATCCCGCCGTGCCGCCGGCGCCGGCGTCACCGATGGAGCTGAACGTGTTTCCCGGCGGCGCGACGCGGCATCTGCATGGCACGCCGCTGCTGTTCCAGTCCGCCACCCACGGCACCATGCATTTCGTCGGCGGCGAGAACAGCGCCTTGCGGGCCTGGTCGATTGCGGCCGACGGGAGAACGACCTATCTCGCCGGGGGCAACGAGATCGCCTCGCCGCAATCGCCGCGTCCGCCGGGCGGCATGCCCGGCTGGAGCATCACGCTTGCCGCCAACAACGGCACCGATGGCATCATCGTGGCGATGGTGCCCTATCAGGACAGCAACATGATTCTCAGTCCGGGCCGCTTCCTGGTCTACGACGCGCAGAATTTCGCCACCAATCCGGATGGCTCCAAACGGCTCCAGGTGATCTGGGACAGCGAGGACTGGGGGCCGGAGCACGCCTTCATGCATCCCAAGTTCAACCGTCCGATCGTCTGGAAAGGCCGCATCTATCGCCCGACTTATGACGGCCGCATCGACGTCTATGGCCTGACGAACTAG
- a CDS encoding cysteine rich repeat-containing protein: protein MRTSVLAALLLAAAILPAAAQSGPTPQEQMACRSDAGKFCAEHIGKPPQMNACLRENKTKLSDACRKVVESHGG from the coding sequence ATGAGGACTTCAGTTCTTGCCGCGCTGCTGCTCGCTGCCGCCATCCTGCCCGCCGCTGCGCAATCCGGTCCGACGCCGCAAGAGCAGATGGCCTGCCGCAGCGACGCCGGCAAATTCTGCGCCGAACATATCGGCAAGCCGCCGCAGATGAATGCCTGCCTGCGCGAGAACAAGACAAAGCTCTCGGACGCCTGCCGCAAGGTGGTGGAGTCGCACGGCGGGTGA